A segment of the Cohnella algarum genome:
GTTGTGATTCTATGGCATTTAGGTGTTGAAGGTCCGCACCGCTTTAGTGAATTGCAAAGATTATTTCCTAAAATATCCCACAAAATTTTAACGAATCAATTAAAGGAATTGGTGGAAGACGGCATTGTACATCGAGAGGTTTATCCAGAAGTTCCGCCTAGAGTGGAATACTCAATGACTGAGTTGGGAATGACGTTACTTCCAATTGTGGAAATGATGTATGATTGGGGAAAAAAACGAATAGAAGAAATCAAAAGAGAAATAGGGAAATCAAATTAAAAATGATAGAGTGTTTAATTGAAAAGGTATTGTGTATAAAGGAATTACTATTAAAAAGTGATGAGGTAAGAAACCAGAGGACTATTATGGTCTCCTTTTATTTATATGGAAATTAGGTATGAACATATATATTACCAGTGAATTTAGTTGAACCGTACCATCGCTAGTGGTAAAGCAGAGAATCGAGTTGAAGGTTGATGCTACGATATTAGATCGGAAAATGGGTGCTTAAAATAAGCACTCGACACATGTGGAGTGTCTAATATTGATGGTTCGTAAATGAGTGTGACAGTATCACTTAAATGGAGTTGTTGATAATGTCATCAGCCACTTTAATTGACGGTAGATTCGGAACCGCCAATGACGGTGGCTTTTTGCTTTCCTCACCGCCGTTTCGGAGACAATTATATTTCGCCTTTGTTTGTCGGCGTAAAAAAACTGCTCCGAAGAGCAGTTAGAACAGCGGTCGGACGCGGTACTTGGCATGTCGGTGGAGCCAGAACTTCGAATTTCCAAAGGGTCTGTCAATAATTTTGTGTAAACTCTTTTATAGGCATCTCTCCGAAGGGGAGATTAGCCTCCTCAAGGTAAGTGCTGGCCGATCCGGTCCGGAAAGAAGACGGAGAGCTGCAGGAGCATCTGTCCCCAGTTTTGAACACGACCGGTCCATTTGCGGGTGACGTCCATCGTGACTAAGTACAGCATCTTCAGTAGCGCCTCGTCGCTTGGGAAGATGCTTTTCCCTTTGGTGACTTTTCGCAATTGGCGATGATAGCTCTCAATCATGTTCGTCGTGTAGATGAGCTTACGAAGCTCAGGCGGATACTTGAAGAAGGTGGCGAGTTCGTCCCAATTGCTGCGCCATGAGCGGACAATAAGGGGATACTTGGCGCCCCACGTCTCCTCAAAGCGGTCGAGTTCCAGCAGAGCCATTTCCTCCGTAGCAGCCTTGTAGATGGGCTTCAGATCGGCCGTCACCTTCTTCAGATCCTTGTAGGAGACGTAGCGCGTGGAGTTGCGGATCTGGTGGATGATGCACTTCTGAATCTCCGTCTTCGGATAACAGGCAGAGATCGCCTGGGAGAAGCCCGTGAGGTTGTCGACACAGGTGATAAGGATGTCCTGAACGCCGCGATTCTTAAGATCGTTCAAGACGCTCAGCCAGAACTTCGCGGACTCGTTCTCGCCGATCCACATGCCCAGCACGTCCTTGTTGCCGTCCATGTCGATCCCAATGACCATGTAGGCAGCTTTGTTCACGATCGCCCCGTCTTGCTTCACCTTGAAGTGGATGGCGTCCAGGAAGACGACCGCGTATACGCCCTGCAACGGCCGATTCTGCCACTCTTTGATGAGCGGAATGATCTTATTCGTGACATTGGAAATAAAGGTTGGCGAGACCTCCAAACCATAGAGATTCTGCAGATGGTCCTGGATCTCCCGCGTGCTGACGCCTTTGGCGTACAGGGCGACGATCTGATCCTCGATCCCCGTCACGTTGGACTGATGCTTCTTCACCACGAGCGGCTCGAACTCGCCCAGGCGATCCCGTGGCACGGCAATCTCCTGGTCGCCGTACTCGCTAGTGACGATTTTCTTGCTCTTACCGTTGCGACTGTTCTTCGTCTGCTTGTTCTGCACGTCATGCTTGCTATAGCCCAGGTGCGTATCCATTTCGGCCTCTAGCATTTCTTGCAGCGTTTCGGCAAACAGGTCCTTTAGCGCATTCTGCGCATCCTGTGCGGTGACCAGATTATTCTCCTTGATGAAACTCCGCAGCTGCTCTTTCGTCCATAATCCCATGTGTGCTCCCCAACCTCTCCATGATTTCATTTTAGTAGGTTTGAGAGTTTACACAAAGTATTTTACAGACTCTTTCCAAACTTCACGTACCAGTCCGTATCGAGCTCAAGGTTGGATGGCAAGAAGTGCTTTCCTACTTGAATCATCACGGCATCACCACAACGTAGCGAGCAAAGCAACTCTTCTCCATCGTACACGTTCCAACGCTCGGTATCTCCATGAAATCGTATCTCATTCATATTTGTCATCCCTCACTGTTCCTTAAATTCAGCTAGGATCCTCGTCACATGGACGGTATCAATCATTTTGTCTTTTCGCAGCACTGCATCCAGAAGCGCAGCGGTGCAGACGTTATTTATCTCTCGGCATATCCCCCGAGCATGCGCGTATATGGCGTCCATCGCTTCTGTCGTAAACACCGGCCCTGTACTTCCGGCAACCTCCAATTGGTGGGAGATGTAATCGCGGCACTCCTCGAGCGACAAGCCTTCCAAATGAAAACGCACGTTCATCCGCTGTGTAATCGGCTTGAAGATTCTCAGTTGCAACGTGGCCTGTAGTTCCGGCTGTCCAATGAGCAGCAGGGCAAGCGGCGAAATCGAGTCCATACGAAAATTCGTCAAAAAGCGTATTTCTTGCAGCATGTCTCCTGAAAGCAGGTGCGCTTCATCCACGACAATAACGGCGACCTTCTGCTGGTTCTCGTACAAATCCCATACGAGGTGCTGGAATTGCCGTTTGGCTTCGCTGCGCAGAAACTTGGGCGGCAAGCCGAAGTGGTGGAGGAGTTCACGGTAAAAGTCCCTTGGTTTCAGATTCGCATCCGACAGATAGATAAACCGGTACTTGTTCGGATCCAGTTGGTCTTTCAAGTAGCGAACGGCTGTCGACTTGCCGCAGCCAATTTCACCGGTGACGCAGCCAATCGAGCGAGTCATCACCATATACTGCATCCGTGCTACACATTCTTCGAATCGCTTGGAGCGGTGCAGATGCCGTGTTTCAATCTCCCGGGTGAACGGAACGCGCTCCCACCCGAAGAAACCACGAATCATGAGCGATTCACCTCTTTCATCGCTCGCGAAAGCGCAGCGCCTTGCGCTTCGCGGGTCTGCCGTTTCTGTTCTTCCACCAATAATTCCACATAGTTGAGGCCCGTCTTCGGCGGTTGCATGACGGCCTTCGGTTCATCCTGCTTCGGCCGGTTTTTCGGATCGCGGAGCTTCATTGGCTTCGCGTCTTCATAGCGCTGGCCGTCCTTCCACACCTGGATGACGGACAGGTCGTGCGGATCGAATCGCACCTGAATCTTCGAGCCGGCAAGCTCTGTCTGGACCTCGAATATCGTGCCCAGCAGCGAGATGCATCCCGTTTTGTCCACTTTGCGGGATTCCTCCAGCAAGAATACTTCTATGAGTTCATGCGGCGGCAACATGCGAATCGGGTGGTCGTCTTTTTGGTATCGGTCGACTGGGCGCTGCTTAAAGCTGTTGTGGACTTTCTGGTGGTAAGCAATCTCAAGCCACGCCGAGAAGAATCGATTCAAATCGTTAAGCGTCTGGATCTTCCCTTGTTCAATCAGGTCGTATGCCTCCGGCACAAAGCTCTGGTCGACAAATCGGAAGAACTTTTCTTGCTTCCCGCGTCCCATAGGACGTCCGGGGCGAGTATGCTTAAGCTCTGCCCCCAGTCGCCCGCAAATCCGCTCAAAATGGTGTGAAGAATAGATGGCGCCGTTATCGACATAGATCATTTCCGGCACTCCGTTCTTTAAAATCGCCTTCTTCAGGCAATCCTCCAGCCGGGCCACACGTTCCTCGAAATAGAACTGGCCATGCACAACGAAGCGAGAGTAATCGTCAATGAAAATAACCAGATAGGCCATGACCTTCTTGCCGGGCTTGTCCGGATGCGGAAGGTAAAGGGTATGCTGCACATCGCCTTGCCACATGCTATTTCGGTGCGTGGCTTCAAACCGGCGAAAGTGGCTCCACCCCGTATTCAGTAACGCTTTGCGCGTGACGCCGCGGCGGCGAAGCTGCTTGCTAAGCGTGCTTTCTTTCAGGGTGCCGGGGGCCACGAATGCCGCCAGTTCCAGAATCGCAATAATCTGCCTGACGCTTCGGCCGGGTTGCTCCTGCTTTAAGGCAATCGCTTTGGCAAGCACATCCTCGGGGATTTCCCTGGTCGTGAGTTTGTCTGCTCGGACGGAGGGCAACAGCGCCTCCCATCCGCCTTCGCGATACGCTTTTAAATATCGCTCAAGCGTTCGTAGACTAATTCTCCTTCGCTGTCCCGACGACGTTTCATACTCATGGCTTACAATTTCGCGCATCAACGCCATCTGTTCTCCGGGATCCAATTTGCGGCTAACCAGTGATGCAATTAAGCCATAACGGAAGTTGGCTTCTTGCTGCCTTGCTTGCTCATCCATGCTAAATCTCCTCTCCCTGTGGTCTATGAGAGTATCGCATAGACGCTAGAAGCCAGGGAGGGCGCATATTTTGTGGGATCAGGAGGGCAACTTGCCGTCCAGGCGATTTTTAAAGCAATTTTGGAGGCGATTTTCGTTTGCCTTGCTCCTTGGCGGTGGATGCTGAAGGGATTTATAAGCGTGATGCTACAGGTAACCTCGCATTTAGAAACGTCCAATAGCCCCGTCTGGATGCGCCAGCGGGGATGAATCGGGGTAACAGTTTGTCCAGCCAATCCAATGTATCCATTGGCGTTGGGTTCATCATGGTGGGGTAAAGGTGGAGCATATCCGTGTCGTCCCCCTGGGCTACGAGTTTCCCAGCAACCCATAGTGCTGCATCCGCTGCGCGGCGCAGATGTCTTGCCCACCAGCGTTTCAACGTACGGCGGCTATAACGCACGGCAGGAGTTGTTGTGCTTTCTGTCGTCTGCCGCCAAGAGAATCCCTTGTGCTTGCGCTTTAATGCCGCTTCTCGCACCCAAGTCGCATACCGGGCCCATGGAATCAGGAACTCCGGCAGGAGGGAGATTGTTATTCTACAGGTAGGACAATATCGACGGTAGATCGGGATCTGGATGACCTCATGCTTCGTCACAATTCCTCGCCAATAACGACCGTGTTTATGGAGAAGCCGACCGCAGTTTTCACAGCAGAGCTGGACGTCAGGAGATTGATTTCCGAATGTGCGTAAATAAGCCTTGCAAGAAAGGCCGAAATAAAGTATTTTTGACATGATGAAGTGAATGCTCCCGGGGATCCTCGCCAAAGGTTCGGGAGCATTTTCCTTTTTAATCGACAATAGCCTAATCCACCGTCATTGTACAGAAGGGATTAGGCTATTGTCGGCTGTTTATTCGGTTTGGCTCCGCCACACCGAATGGCGAATTCATGCCTTTTTCCCGCCATAAAGTCAGGCGGCGAACAAGCTTGGATCCGTAAACTCTTACAAACCCAATGTTATAGAACGTGTCTCCCGGAAGTACGTTATACCGACCTAGAAACCCCGGTGGACAGTTCGCTGGTATTCTTGCTTCCTGTCTATACATGATTAAGGCCTCCCAATCGTAGCAACCTTACTCCATGATATGTGTGAACGCCTAATGTGGTTATGTCTATCCACGTTGATATTTGCAGGGCACATTTTCGACAAATAATGCTATGATCTAGTTAATCATCTTACATATCGTGCATCTTGTAGATTGGGGTCGGTTTCATGATAAGGGGGATTCTCCGATTCGGTAAACGTACGCTTTTGCTTCCTATCGTTGCAGCCATTGTTATTGGATTGATCGCCAGCTATGCCGTCGTCTCTGCGCCGGAACCAACTAAGTTCCATAGTGAAGAGGGCATTCTGAATTTAACAGAGGTCAAGGTCAGCGAGCATCCGCAAAAGCTAACCGGGGAGTGGGCGTTCTACTGGCAAGAGCTGCTGTCGCCGGAGGACATACAGATTCGTTCGGCAAGGGGCGGGAATGCTGACCGATGGATCAGCATCCCAAACTCCTGGCTAGGCTATCGGTTAGATGGCCAGCAGCTGAGTGGTACAGGCTATGCAACCTTTCGGCTGGTCGTCCAGCTTAGCGAGCAGGATCGCAGCGAGCGGCTTGCTCTGCGGCTGCCGACCATCTTTCACGCGTATAAATTATGGGTGAATGGCGAGCTGTTGGCTGAAGTCGGCGTGGTTGGTCCGGATAAGAGCAGCGCGATACCGCAGCTGGCTACGAAGCTGGTGTTCTTCCAGCCCGAGCATGGCACCGTGGAGCTGGTTATGCAGGTGGCCAACTTCCATCATAAGCGAGGCGGCATCACCAAATATATTGAGCTGGGCGGGAGTGACGGATTAAGTGTCCGGACCAATCTGTCAATTGCTGCCGAAATGTTCATCACCGCCAGCCTGTTAGTGATTGGCGTATATCACCTGCTGCTCTACATCATGCGACGTAAGGATAGGGCTCCACTCTATTTTGGTCTGTTTACCTTGATGTTCGGGATCCGATCCTTGCTGGTCGGCGAGCTCTTGCTCACGCAAGTGTGGCCGGATTTCCCATGGGGATTGCAATTCAAGATCGAGTACCTGATTCTGTGCAGCGGTGCGTATGTCATTACGAGGTATTCGGATTGCATCTTCCGGAATGTGCCGCGTGGGTTCCAGCTTGGCTCGCGAATCGTAACCGGGGCATGCTGTATCGTTGTTGTGGTGACCCCTGCCATTATCTATACGAAGCTGTTAACGGCGATCGGCGTAGTGGTTGTTACGCATATCGTGTATCTTATGGTCGGGCTGGTTCGGGCGGCTGTGCGGCGTCAGGAGGGGGCACTGATCTTCCTGCTGGTGTCGGTGGTTGTGCTGGTTACGGTCATCAATGATTTTCTGTATTACAATGAATGGTCACGAATCGGGAATACTTCCCCGCTTGGTCTGTTGGTGTTCACGATCGCACAGATGATTCTGCTGTCTTCCAGATTTACGAGGGCGGCTACGAACGAAGAGCGAATTGCACGTGAACTCCAGGACGCGAACGACAAGCTGACCGAGATGAATAAGAATTTGGAACAGCTCGTACTTGAGCGCACACATGCCTTATCCGCAGCGCATGACGATCTCCGCACATCGTATGGCCGGTTGCTTCACTCCGAGCAAGGGAGGAAGAAGCTCCTGGCCTATATCACGCATGATCTGCGTATGCCGCTGTCCAGCATGCTAGGCTATGTCGAGGCTGTGCAGGACATGGTCAAGCCGGAACGCAATGAACAATACTTGAAGTATATCCGGGATAACACGATAAGGGTTAACCGCATGATTGAGGAGCTGTCCTTCTTGTCGCATCTGGAGACGGGACAAGTCTCGTACCGAATGGAACCCGTACATGCGGCTCACTTCTTGCGCCGGTTTTATGAACAATATGAGCTGGTTGTGCGTGACGCAGGGCTGGATTTCGTGTTGGAGATCGAAGCTGCGGCAGATCAAGGGGCCGATTCGCCTATAGTCGAGATGGATGCACAGCGACTGGAGCAGGCACTGTTCAATCTCGTGTCGAACGCCATGAAGTTCACCTCTAGGGGCGGGATGGTGCGTATCGCGCTAGCCGTGGACGAGGTGAACGATTCTCGCTATGCGATCATTAGCGTCGAAGACTCCGGCATGGGTATTCCGCCAGAGCAGCTCGAGCAAATCTTCGATCGCAATTATAGGTATGATCGGCCAGGCGCGGAGAAGGGCGTAGAAGGAAGCGGGCTCGGGCTGGCGATATGCAGAGAAATCGTACAAGCGCATGGTGGGACGGTTCGAGCGAAGAGCGACGGCAAGACGGGGACGATTTTCTATGTATCGCTTCCTTGCATGGTAGAAGAAGGGCGGTGACGGTGTGACGGACAGGCACAAAATTATGGTCGTCGATGATGATCCCCATATATGCGAGATTGTCCAGGCGTATTGCGAGCGTGAGGGCTTCCTATGCGCCTACAGCTATAGCGGTGCAGAAGCCATGAAGCTGCTTAAGTCCTTCGAGCCGGATCTGATTGTATTGGATGTCATGCTGGCTAATGAGGACGGCATTGATTGGTGCAGGAACGCGCGCAGCTACACGAATGCGCCGATCATGTTCCTGAGCAGCCGGGAGGAGGATGAGGTCAAGATCAACGCATTATCCTACGGCGGCGACGATTATGTGACCAAGCCGTTCAGTCCGGGCGTACTCATGGCCAAGATCAAGGCGCATCTTCGCAGAGTGTCGACGGGCAGAAGGGAGCAGCTGCTGGAGCTGCCGGGCCTGACGCTGGATTACTACGCGCAGTCCGTTATCATGGGGAGCGAAACCGTCTTCCTATCGAAAAAAGAGTTCAGCCTACTGACCTACATGGCACAGAACGTCAATCGTGTCGTTAGCGTTGATGCGTTGTTTCAGCTTATCTGGGGAACGGAAACTCTGGAGGATACGAGAACGGTAGCCGTACACATCAGTAACCTGCGCAAAAAGATCGAGGTTGACCCCGCCAATCCGGAGCGAATCGTTACGATACGGGGGAGCGGCTATATGCTGGTTGCCAGAAGCACAAAATGAAGAAAAACGGTGAAGGGAGAATTTGGAATTCCCTTGCACCGTTTTTCTTATGGCTTCCCTTAACCAATTTCCGGGAAGTACAAGTCAATGAGATCCTGAATCTGTTCTTTCGAAGACAAAGGTGTTGCAAAAGGGTCATTTCTGGTTTCCTGATAAGCAAATTCCAGTTCGGTGATGACCGCATCGATATTCGAAGCATTCACTCCGGTAATCCCGGCGCGCTCGAATACCTCTACGGTTGGGCGAGGCGATCCAAAGCCCATAGGATTCAGATAATCCAAGATTGAATCTACCGCAACATCTTGAATCACCTTATCCACGATCGCTTGGATGTCAACTATTGTTCTTGGAAGCGGTGAATCCGTTGTTACCGTAGGATCCAGGTAGTATTGGACGGAGAAAAGGTTCACGGACGTAACCCCCATTACACCTGCGTTGGCGAAGGTTGTCACATCAACACCGGTCCATATGCCCGACTCCGATGCCGCGTTGATCAGATAGAGTGCCGCTTGCTTCGCCAGATCGGCAATAACCGAGCCGACAATGGCTTGAATATCCGTTACCGTCCATGGGGAGGCGTCGTTTGAGCTGAGTGCCTCAATAACAATTGCTATATTGGATAAGGTAACCCCCGTAACCCCCGCATTGGCAAAAGTTGTCTCACTAACATTAGCCCATTCACCCGACTCCGCTGCTTCGTTGATCGAATTGAGTGCCACCTGCTTCGCCAGATCGGCAATAACCGATTCGACGATGGCTTGAATATCCGTTACCGTCCAAGGAGAGGCTTCGTTCGAGCTGAGTGCCTCAATAACAGCTGCTACATTGGATGTGGTAACACCCGTAACGCCCGCATCGGCAAAAATCAGCGCATCAACATTGTCCCATTCGCCAGATTCCGCTGCTTCATTAATCAAATCGAGCGGCGCTATGACTATCGCGGGCGTGATCTCACCCGTATACAACTTGGTTACTGTTACCTGCGGCGCTGCCGAATCCGTTGCCGTAATCGCAAAGCTATACGCGCCGCTCACGCTTGGAGTTCCGGTAATCGATCCCGTGTTAGGATCCAAAGTCAGCCCCGCAGGAAGTGCGCCATCCGTTACGGCATACGTAACGTCTTTCGTTCCTCCAGACAGTTTCGCTACGCTGCCAGAGTAGGCTTCTCCTTCAGCCATAGGTGAAATCGAGTATGGCAAAATAATCCGCAGCACGAGAGTATATTCGAATGTCGCAACCGAGCTATTCCGCGAGCCGGATTTAACGGCGATCGCCTTAATCGTTGTATCGTTCGTAATGAAAATTGGTTCCGTATACCGCGTACTAGACGTGGTCGGCTCGCTGAGATCCGTCGTATAGTACACAGCGGCAGATGAAGTCGCCGAACTTAACGTAACTTGCGTCCCCAAAATCACGGCACCGCTGGCCGGAAGCGCCGCAGGCGTAGCAACGGTAGACTGTACCGGAGGGACGTATGGAGCAGGTGGGTCGGAAGGAACGTAAGGGGCGGTGGTTGTTTCTTCCTTGGCCTCTTCCTTTGTCCCTTGCATCTCTTGAATTTTCTTATCTGCTTCTTTTATCTTCTGCAGCATAAGTTCATATTCGGATAAGGACTCGTCTTCGACCTGGTCCTTGTCACCAGATTGCACCCGGTTATCGTATGCGGTTACCGCGGCTTGGTAGGAGCTCTTAACGAGCAGGTCGCGGGTTGCGTTGGTTTTCCCGTCGAACGTCCCGTCCTCGCCGGTAGCCAATAACTTTTTCTCCAACGCCAAGGCGACATACCCCTTCGCCCAGTCCGATACAGAACCTTCAACATGTGCAGAGCCGTAGACATCCTTCTCCCATCCCAGCCCGCGAACAAGAAACGCAGCCAACTGCTCCTTGGTTACTTCACCCGACGGATCAAAGATACCGTTCCCATATCCGTCCGTAATGCCCGCAGCTTTGACCGCCTCGATGTATGGTAATGCGTAACCGTTAGCAGCATCCGCTTTGACGTCAATGAAGGAAGACGTCTGTAAGCTCGAATCCACCTTCAGACCGAAGATCAACGCTGCAACCTTGGCGAATTGCGCCCGGGTCATCTCATCTGTGAGTCCGAACTTGCCTTCGCCTATACCGTCGTATACCCCGGCCTCGATCATTGCATCGAACTTGGCTTTCGTTACAGCATCCAGATCCTTTAAATCCGTAAAGTCGGCTGAAGTCTTCGTAGCAGCTGCTGTGCTATCGGCAAAGGAAATGGCGGAACTCAAGCAAAGAAGCACCGCTATCAATAGTCCAACTACTTTTTTCTTCAT
Coding sequences within it:
- a CDS encoding winged helix-turn-helix transcriptional regulator; the encoded protein is MLDTLRDEIKEKIINGDYNCEKELTLSIISGKWKVVILWHLGVEGPHRFSELQRLFPKISHKILTNQLKELVEDGIVHREVYPEVPPRVEYSMTELGMTLLPIVEMMYDWGKKRIEEIKREIGKSN
- a CDS encoding IS256 family transposase, which encodes MGLWTKEQLRSFIKENNLVTAQDAQNALKDLFAETLQEMLEAEMDTHLGYSKHDVQNKQTKNSRNGKSKKIVTSEYGDQEIAVPRDRLGEFEPLVVKKHQSNVTGIEDQIVALYAKGVSTREIQDHLQNLYGLEVSPTFISNVTNKIIPLIKEWQNRPLQGVYAVVFLDAIHFKVKQDGAIVNKAAYMVIGIDMDGNKDVLGMWIGENESAKFWLSVLNDLKNRGVQDILITCVDNLTGFSQAISACYPKTEIQKCIIHQIRNSTRYVSYKDLKKVTADLKPIYKAATEEMALLELDRFEETWGAKYPLIVRSWRSNWDELATFFKYPPELRKLIYTTNMIESYHRQLRKVTKGKSIFPSDEALLKMLYLVTMDVTRKWTGRVQNWGQMLLQLSVFFPDRIGQHLP
- a CDS encoding DUF5348 domain-containing protein, giving the protein MTNMNEIRFHGDTERWNVYDGEELLCSLRCGDAVMIQVGKHFLPSNLELDTDWYVKFGKSL
- a CDS encoding ExeA family protein — protein: MIRGFFGWERVPFTREIETRHLHRSKRFEECVARMQYMVMTRSIGCVTGEIGCGKSTAVRYLKDQLDPNKYRFIYLSDANLKPRDFYRELLHHFGLPPKFLRSEAKRQFQHLVWDLYENQQKVAVIVVDEAHLLSGDMLQEIRFLTNFRMDSISPLALLLIGQPELQATLQLRIFKPITQRMNVRFHLEGLSLEECRDYISHQLEVAGSTGPVFTTEAMDAIYAHARGICREINNVCTAALLDAVLRKDKMIDTVHVTRILAEFKEQ
- a CDS encoding DDE-type integrase/transposase/recombinase, which codes for MDEQARQQEANFRYGLIASLVSRKLDPGEQMALMREIVSHEYETSSGQRRRISLRTLERYLKAYREGGWEALLPSVRADKLTTREIPEDVLAKAIALKQEQPGRSVRQIIAILELAAFVAPGTLKESTLSKQLRRRGVTRKALLNTGWSHFRRFEATHRNSMWQGDVQHTLYLPHPDKPGKKVMAYLVIFIDDYSRFVVHGQFYFEERVARLEDCLKKAILKNGVPEMIYVDNGAIYSSHHFERICGRLGAELKHTRPGRPMGRGKQEKFFRFVDQSFVPEAYDLIEQGKIQTLNDLNRFFSAWLEIAYHQKVHNSFKQRPVDRYQKDDHPIRMLPPHELIEVFLLEESRKVDKTGCISLLGTIFEVQTELAGSKIQVRFDPHDLSVIQVWKDGQRYEDAKPMKLRDPKNRPKQDEPKAVMQPPKTGLNYVELLVEEQKRQTREAQGAALSRAMKEVNRS
- a CDS encoding DUF6431 domain-containing protein, with product MSKILYFGLSCKAYLRTFGNQSPDVQLCCENCGRLLHKHGRYWRGIVTKHEVIQIPIYRRYCPTCRITISLLPEFLIPWARYATWVREAALKRKHKGFSWRQTTESTTTPAVRYSRRTLKRWWARHLRRAADAALWVAGKLVAQGDDTDMLHLYPTMMNPTPMDTLDWLDKLLPRFIPAGASRRGYWTFLNARLPVASRL
- a CDS encoding ATP-binding protein, whose amino-acid sequence is MIRGILRFGKRTLLLPIVAAIVIGLIASYAVVSAPEPTKFHSEEGILNLTEVKVSEHPQKLTGEWAFYWQELLSPEDIQIRSARGGNADRWISIPNSWLGYRLDGQQLSGTGYATFRLVVQLSEQDRSERLALRLPTIFHAYKLWVNGELLAEVGVVGPDKSSAIPQLATKLVFFQPEHGTVELVMQVANFHHKRGGITKYIELGGSDGLSVRTNLSIAAEMFITASLLVIGVYHLLLYIMRRKDRAPLYFGLFTLMFGIRSLLVGELLLTQVWPDFPWGLQFKIEYLILCSGAYVITRYSDCIFRNVPRGFQLGSRIVTGACCIVVVVTPAIIYTKLLTAIGVVVVTHIVYLMVGLVRAAVRRQEGALIFLLVSVVVLVTVINDFLYYNEWSRIGNTSPLGLLVFTIAQMILLSSRFTRAATNEERIARELQDANDKLTEMNKNLEQLVLERTHALSAAHDDLRTSYGRLLHSEQGRKKLLAYITHDLRMPLSSMLGYVEAVQDMVKPERNEQYLKYIRDNTIRVNRMIEELSFLSHLETGQVSYRMEPVHAAHFLRRFYEQYELVVRDAGLDFVLEIEAAADQGADSPIVEMDAQRLEQALFNLVSNAMKFTSRGGMVRIALAVDEVNDSRYAIISVEDSGMGIPPEQLEQIFDRNYRYDRPGAEKGVEGSGLGLAICREIVQAHGGTVRAKSDGKTGTIFYVSLPCMVEEGR
- a CDS encoding response regulator transcription factor yields the protein MTDRHKIMVVDDDPHICEIVQAYCEREGFLCAYSYSGAEAMKLLKSFEPDLIVLDVMLANEDGIDWCRNARSYTNAPIMFLSSREEDEVKINALSYGGDDYVTKPFSPGVLMAKIKAHLRRVSTGRREQLLELPGLTLDYYAQSVIMGSETVFLSKKEFSLLTYMAQNVNRVVSVDALFQLIWGTETLEDTRTVAVHISNLRKKIEVDPANPERIVTIRGSGYMLVARSTK
- a CDS encoding chitobiase/beta-hexosaminidase C-terminal domain-containing protein, with the translated sequence MKKKVVGLLIAVLLCLSSAISFADSTAAATKTSADFTDLKDLDAVTKAKFDAMIEAGVYDGIGEGKFGLTDEMTRAQFAKVAALIFGLKVDSSLQTSSFIDVKADAANGYALPYIEAVKAAGITDGYGNGIFDPSGEVTKEQLAAFLVRGLGWEKDVYGSAHVEGSVSDWAKGYVALALEKKLLATGEDGTFDGKTNATRDLLVKSSYQAAVTAYDNRVQSGDKDQVEDESLSEYELMLQKIKEADKKIQEMQGTKEEAKEETTTAPYVPSDPPAPYVPPVQSTVATPAALPASGAVILGTQVTLSSATSSAAVYYTTDLSEPTTSSTRYTEPIFITNDTTIKAIAVKSGSRNSSVATFEYTLVLRIILPYSISPMAEGEAYSGSVAKLSGGTKDVTYAVTDGALPAGLTLDPNTGSITGTPSVSGAYSFAITATDSAAPQVTVTKLYTGEITPAIVIAPLDLINEAAESGEWDNVDALIFADAGVTGVTTSNVAAVIEALSSNEASPWTVTDIQAIVESVIADLAKQVALNSINEAAESGEWANVSETTFANAGVTGVTLSNIAIVIEALSSNDASPWTVTDIQAIVGSVIADLAKQAALYLINAASESGIWTGVDVTTFANAGVMGVTSVNLFSVQYYLDPTVTTDSPLPRTIVDIQAIVDKVIQDVAVDSILDYLNPMGFGSPRPTVEVFERAGITGVNASNIDAVITELEFAYQETRNDPFATPLSSKEQIQDLIDLYFPEIG